Proteins from one Flavobacterium sp. N2038 genomic window:
- a CDS encoding OmpA family protein, which translates to MPTKNLTYIILFLCFFFKSNAQTINTDYADKKYDDYAYADAIVAYENIISKGVKDEKIMQKLGNSYYFMGELPSALKYYDDLFSINENQQSEYLYRYSQCLKSSGNYKKADEILEKFIQKAETEKRAALFRNEKNYLEEIKSNSGRFEIADAGVNSQYSDYGSAIYENKIIFTSARDTGGVGKSNFKWTNKAFSKLYLAELMPDGSVGEPKLFRKKENTKFNESTPVFTKDGRTMYFTRNNFIDGKRGKSDNKITLLKLYKADLIEGQWENVKELPFNSDQYSTAHPALSIDEKTLYFASDMPGTLGQSDLYKVKINADGTFGTPENLGTAINTEGRETFPFISGDNELYFASDGRPGLGGLDVFVTKINENGTLDDIQNVGEPINSKQDDFGFIINSKNRNGYFSSNRENGHGVDDIYRFTETKRLICEQDLTGTVSDVESNEILPNAAITLFDENWTVVSTINSDEKGNYTFSKVKCGKKYALRISKNDYNIKDASVTIKKAQGTTTLPITLQKIFKPIAAKAIAVNKVTVKPVKIGPIKVGTDLAKLLHLPMNFFDLNKATIKKTSEPQLQKLVDVLIQYPAIKLDIRSHTDSRSSAESNQILSDKRAKSTKDWLVSKGIDETRLNAKGFGETKLVNRCADGVKCTEKEHQQNRRSEFIITSL; encoded by the coding sequence ATGCCAACAAAAAACTTAACTTATATTATTTTATTCCTGTGTTTCTTTTTCAAATCAAACGCTCAGACAATAAATACAGATTATGCCGATAAAAAGTACGATGATTACGCTTATGCAGATGCCATAGTTGCTTATGAAAACATTATTAGCAAAGGTGTTAAGGATGAAAAAATAATGCAAAAGCTGGGTAACTCGTATTATTTTATGGGAGAATTGCCAAGTGCTTTAAAGTATTACGATGATTTATTCAGTATAAACGAAAATCAGCAATCCGAATATTTGTACCGATATTCACAATGCTTAAAATCTTCGGGTAATTATAAAAAAGCCGATGAGATTCTGGAAAAATTCATTCAAAAAGCAGAAACAGAAAAAAGAGCAGCATTATTTAGAAACGAGAAGAATTATTTAGAAGAAATAAAATCAAATTCAGGCCGTTTTGAAATTGCAGATGCCGGAGTCAATTCGCAATATTCAGATTACGGAAGCGCAATTTATGAGAATAAAATAATCTTTACTTCTGCACGAGATACGGGCGGAGTAGGTAAAAGTAATTTTAAATGGACAAATAAAGCATTCTCAAAATTATACCTTGCCGAATTAATGCCAGATGGAAGTGTTGGAGAACCAAAGCTTTTTAGAAAAAAAGAAAATACAAAATTCAACGAATCTACGCCTGTTTTTACAAAAGACGGACGAACTATGTATTTTACCAGAAATAATTTTATAGATGGTAAAAGAGGAAAAAGCGACAATAAAATAACGCTTCTTAAATTGTATAAAGCAGATTTAATCGAAGGACAATGGGAGAACGTAAAGGAGCTTCCTTTTAATAGTGATCAATACAGCACAGCACATCCTGCATTAAGCATTGACGAAAAGACTTTATATTTTGCATCAGATATGCCGGGAACTTTGGGACAATCTGATTTGTATAAAGTAAAAATAAATGCTGATGGAACTTTTGGAACGCCCGAAAATTTAGGGACTGCAATTAATACAGAAGGGCGCGAAACGTTTCCGTTTATTTCCGGAGACAACGAATTGTATTTTGCTTCAGACGGCCGTCCGGGTTTAGGAGGATTAGATGTATTTGTTACCAAAATAAATGAAAACGGAACGCTGGATGATATCCAGAATGTCGGGGAACCTATAAATAGCAAACAAGATGATTTTGGGTTTATCATTAACAGTAAAAACAGAAATGGTTATTTTTCTTCGAATAGAGAAAACGGACATGGTGTAGATGATATCTATCGATTTACCGAAACCAAAAGACTGATTTGCGAACAGGATTTGACAGGAACAGTAAGCGATGTTGAATCAAACGAAATCCTGCCAAATGCAGCTATTACATTATTTGACGAAAACTGGACCGTTGTATCGACAATCAATTCAGACGAAAAAGGAAATTATACTTTCTCTAAAGTAAAATGTGGTAAAAAATATGCCTTACGAATTTCTAAAAACGATTATAATATCAAAGATGCTTCGGTTACTATAAAGAAAGCACAGGGAACAACAACATTACCAATTACATTACAAAAGATTTTTAAACCAATTGCAGCAAAAGCAATTGCAGTAAATAAAGTAACGGTAAAACCGGTAAAAATAGGGCCAATAAAAGTGGGAACAGATTTGGCAAAACTGCTTCACCTTCCTATGAACTTTTTCGATTTAAACAAAGCTACAATTAAGAAAACATCAGAACCTCAATTACAAAAATTAGTAGATGTTTTAATTCAGTATCCGGCTATAAAATTAGATATTCGTTCGCATACAGACAGTCGTTCTTCAGCAGAAAGTAATCAGATCTTATCCGATAAAAGAGCAAAGTCTACAAAAGACTGGTTAGTAAGTAAAGGAATTGATGAAACCCGATTAAATGCAAAAGGTTTCGGAGAAACAAAATTAGTAAACCGATGTGCCGATGGTGTAAAATGTACAGAAAAAGAACACCAACAGAACAGACGAAGTGAGTTTATAATTACGAGTTTGTAA
- a CDS encoding type IX secretion system membrane protein PorP/SprF, giving the protein MKKLVIVFMFFSVVCSAQQDAQFTQYMYNTISVNPAYAGSRGALSVFGLYRTQWIGLDGAPETSTFSINTPLNNSKLGLGVSLVNDKIGPTNENNLSADLSYSIPTSESFQLSFGIKGSLNIFNLDASKLSFEDQGDPQFQDLDNKISPNIGAGVYWHSDRAYIGFSVPNFIETNRYDNNDVAIFKDKINYYLMAGYVFNLDHLQYIKFKPALLTKMVQGAPLQVDVSGNFMFNDKFVVGVAYRWSASVSAMAGFQVTDGLYLGYGYDHETTNLRKYNSGSHEIFLRFEFLKNYNKMTSPRFF; this is encoded by the coding sequence ATGAAAAAATTAGTTATTGTTTTTATGTTTTTTTCCGTTGTGTGTTCCGCGCAGCAGGACGCACAGTTTACACAATATATGTACAATACCATTTCTGTTAATCCTGCTTATGCAGGTTCTCGAGGAGCATTAAGTGTTTTTGGTTTGTATCGTACGCAATGGATAGGACTTGACGGAGCGCCCGAAACGAGTACCTTTTCTATAAACACACCTTTAAACAATAGTAAGCTGGGGTTAGGAGTTTCTTTGGTAAACGATAAAATCGGACCAACAAACGAAAACAATTTATCGGCAGACTTGTCATATAGTATCCCAACTTCTGAGAGTTTTCAGCTTTCCTTCGGAATAAAAGGATCATTAAATATCTTTAATCTTGATGCAAGCAAGTTAAGTTTTGAAGATCAGGGTGATCCTCAATTTCAGGATCTTGATAATAAAATTTCACCCAATATCGGGGCTGGAGTTTACTGGCATTCAGACAGAGCTTATATAGGATTTTCAGTTCCTAATTTTATAGAAACCAATCGTTATGATAATAACGATGTAGCTATTTTTAAAGATAAAATCAATTACTACTTAATGGCAGGTTATGTATTTAATTTAGATCATTTGCAATACATAAAGTTCAAACCTGCATTGCTAACTAAGATGGTTCAGGGAGCTCCTTTGCAAGTAGACGTTTCGGGTAACTTTATGTTTAATGATAAATTTGTTGTAGGTGTTGCCTATCGATGGAGTGCCTCTGTGAGTGCAATGGCCGGTTTTCAGGTTACAGATGGTTTGTACCTTGGGTATGGCTACGATCATGAAACAACCAATTTAAGAAAGTACAATTCGGGATCACATGAAATTTTCCTTCGTTTTGAGTTCTTAAAAAATTACAATAAAATGACATCTCCAAGATTCTTCTAA